One part of the Clostridium thermosuccinogenes genome encodes these proteins:
- the spoIIIAD gene encoding stage III sporulation protein AD: protein MEIFQIVGLGLISTILIVVLKAQKPEMAMQVGIITGIVIFMLLAGKLSAVISLFYDYMSRADIDTSYIATLLKIIGIAYVAEFGAEICKDAGESAIASKIELAGKAIIIVIAVPIFASLLDLIIDLMP from the coding sequence GTGGAAATATTTCAGATAGTGGGTCTGGGATTGATCTCGACCATACTGATAGTAGTTTTAAAAGCGCAAAAACCTGAGATGGCAATGCAGGTGGGAATTATAACAGGCATTGTGATATTCATGCTCCTGGCTGGCAAACTGTCGGCTGTGATAAGCCTGTTTTATGACTATATGTCCAGAGCTGATATTGATACTTCATATATCGCAACGCTCCTTAAAATAATAGGAATTGCATATGTAGCCGAGTTTGGGGCGGAGATATGCAAGGACGCCGGGGAAAGCGCAATAGCGTCAAAAATTGAGCTGGCCGGAAAAGCTATCATTATTGTTATTGCCGTGCCCATATTTGCATCGCTTCTTGACCTGATTATCGACCTAATGCCCTAA
- the spoIIIAC gene encoding stage III sporulation protein AC produces MGVDLIFKIAAIGILVAILHTLLDQSGRKEIALMTSIIGLVVVLAVVAREIFKLFESIKTMFQF; encoded by the coding sequence ATGGGAGTAGACTTGATTTTCAAAATTGCTGCCATAGGTATTCTGGTGGCTATACTGCACACGCTGCTGGACCAGTCCGGACGCAAGGAAATCGCGCTGATGACATCAATTATAGGCTTGGTGGTGGTGCTGGCTGTGGTGGCAAGGGAAATTTTCAAACTCTTTGAATCTATAAAAACAATGTTCCAGTTTTGA
- the spoIIIAE gene encoding stage III sporulation protein AE, with amino-acid sequence MLARHKRYARCIMLIIFAFIILQTLIPLKAYAAPEDGSDAILERQIDSEEVRSLEEGLEKYAGESLEEIFPEFDPHAIISDAAKGNMEVNASGLINRLGNYLFRELYQNLHLLIKLVILAVICAVLKNLQTSFMSEGAGEIAFYACYIVMVSVMMISLNIALEYGKQVIGNMVDFMQSSIPVLITLLISGGNITSAGIFQPILFMIVEITATIMKDVFIPLTFLSAVLSIVDNISEKVQISRLSKFLNHISGWVLGLVMTVFIGIVSIQGSMGAVVDGVASKTVKFAVGATIPVAGKYLADAADAVIGCTLLIKNAAGLAAMIGVIGICLVPLLKMTAIMLMYRLVCILVEPISENRITNSISAIANSMTFIIGITASVGFMFLISITTIIGAGNISAMIR; translated from the coding sequence ATGCTCGCAAGACACAAAAGATATGCCAGGTGTATAATGCTCATCATATTTGCTTTCATTATTCTCCAAACACTAATACCTTTAAAGGCTTATGCAGCACCGGAGGATGGCAGTGACGCAATTTTAGAACGCCAGATAGATTCCGAAGAAGTGCGGAGCCTTGAGGAGGGTCTGGAAAAGTATGCCGGGGAAAGCCTGGAGGAGATTTTTCCTGAATTTGATCCCCATGCTATAATAAGCGATGCGGCAAAAGGCAATATGGAAGTAAATGCCTCCGGCTTAATTAACAGGCTGGGAAATTATCTTTTCCGTGAGTTATACCAAAATCTTCACCTTTTAATCAAGCTTGTGATTTTAGCCGTCATTTGCGCGGTACTGAAAAACCTTCAAACCTCTTTCATGAGCGAAGGTGCCGGAGAAATTGCGTTCTATGCCTGCTATATTGTCATGGTGTCAGTGATGATGATCAGCCTGAATATAGCCTTGGAGTATGGCAAGCAGGTGATTGGAAACATGGTTGATTTCATGCAGTCATCCATACCGGTCTTGATCACGCTGCTGATATCGGGAGGCAATATAACATCAGCAGGTATATTCCAGCCGATACTGTTCATGATCGTTGAAATAACGGCGACCATCATGAAAGATGTGTTCATACCTCTCACATTTTTGTCCGCAGTGCTTTCGATAGTGGACAATATCTCAGAAAAGGTCCAGATATCAAGGCTTTCCAAATTTCTGAACCATATCAGCGGATGGGTTCTCGGATTGGTCATGACAGTGTTTATTGGTATTGTATCGATACAAGGCTCCATGGGCGCCGTTGTAGACGGAGTTGCCAGCAAAACCGTAAAGTTTGCTGTGGGCGCTACGATACCCGTGGCAGGAAAATACCTTGCAGACGCGGCCGATGCTGTCATAGGCTGCACCCTTCTTATAAAAAATGCTGCCGGGCTGGCTGCCATGATCGGAGTAATCGGTATATGCCTTGTTCCGCTTCTTAAGATGACTGCTATCATGCTTATGTACCGACTGGTTTGCATTCTTGTGGAACCAATATCAGAAAACAGGATCACCAATTCCATCAGCGCAATAGCCAACTCCATGACTTTCATCATCGGCATTACGGCTTCGGTAGGCTTTATGTTCCTCATTTCTATAACAACAATAATCGGTGCCGGAAACATTTCGGCAATGATAAGGTAG
- a CDS encoding YqeG family HAD IIIA-type phosphatase: MLQKFYPEMIVDRVQDIDLEVLRNRNIKGLILDIDNTLVPNHVKDADENAVKWIERVKSSGFKTCIVSNASRKRVVRFNERLKIFALHRASKPGTAAFKKALRLMELKENETAVIGDQIFTDIYGGNKLGAFTILVKPIDSKTEFIFVRLKRIFEKVVLKSYYKNIKRTNLK; this comes from the coding sequence ATGCTGCAGAAATTCTATCCTGAAATGATTGTAGACAGGGTGCAGGATATAGATCTGGAAGTTCTGAGAAATAGAAATATAAAAGGGCTCATTCTGGATATAGATAATACTCTTGTACCAAACCATGTAAAAGATGCGGATGAAAATGCCGTCAAATGGATTGAACGGGTCAAGTCCAGCGGCTTTAAGACATGTATTGTTTCTAACGCTTCCAGGAAAAGGGTTGTAAGGTTTAATGAAAGGCTTAAAATATTTGCTCTCCACAGAGCCTCAAAGCCTGGAACTGCCGCGTTTAAAAAGGCACTCAGGCTTATGGAGCTGAAAGAGAACGAAACTGCTGTAATTGGAGACCAGATATTTACGGATATATATGGAGGCAACAAATTAGGAGCATTTACAATATTGGTAAAGCCCATAGATAGCAAGACGGAGTTTATTTTTGTCAGGCTTAAAAGGATTTTTGAGAAGGTTGTGCTGAAAAGCTATTATAAAAATATTAAAAGGACTAATTTGAAATAA
- the aroQ gene encoding type II 3-dehydroquinate dehydratase, with translation MVKRVLVINGPNLNLLGMREKDIYGVETLEDIARRVVAEAEALNMDVDFVQSNHEGEIIDKIHFARGRYDAIIINPGAYTHYSIAIRDAIKAVEIPTVEVHLSNIHAREEFRSKSVIAPVCIGQICGFGGNGYILALSAVSML, from the coding sequence ATGGTAAAGAGAGTATTGGTCATAAACGGGCCTAATCTGAATCTTTTAGGTATGCGGGAAAAGGATATTTATGGCGTCGAAACGCTGGAAGATATAGCAAGAAGAGTGGTCGCTGAAGCGGAAGCCCTGAATATGGACGTCGATTTTGTGCAGTCCAATCACGAGGGGGAGATAATAGATAAAATCCATTTTGCCAGGGGAAGGTATGATGCAATCATAATAAACCCCGGTGCATATACCCATTACAGCATAGCAATAAGAGATGCGATAAAGGCTGTGGAAATCCCGACCGTTGAAGTGCATCTGTCCAATATCCATGCTCGGGAGGAGTTCCGCAGCAAATCGGTAATAGCTCCTGTATGCATAGGACAGATTTGCGGCTTTGGCGGCAACGGATATATCCTGGCCTTGTCTGCGGTATCCATGCTGTAG
- a CDS encoding prepilin peptidase, whose translation MMAYYIFFCVVGLAAGMFLDVWIECLIAETSIKEGLKKRRRLPNPLVMFLTAIIFMLLLKRYSISIEYFAAIFLMALLIAVFYVDSKRRIIPNELVLAGLLGSVLLLASNLFGCKYIFGEGWQEHLLGLLPGSGFLMLVALMGKVLYKTDNAMGMGDIKIYAPIGLILGWKLCMVSVFIAMAAAAFTSIGLLVAGKKKRKDSVPFGPFIAVGTLVALLWGHDMIKGYMIWGL comes from the coding sequence ATGATGGCATATTACATATTCTTTTGTGTTGTCGGTCTTGCTGCGGGTATGTTTCTGGATGTATGGATTGAATGCCTGATTGCGGAAACATCCATAAAGGAAGGATTAAAAAAGCGCCGACGCCTGCCAAATCCGCTGGTTATGTTTTTAACGGCAATTATCTTCATGCTTTTATTAAAAAGATATTCCATATCAATTGAATATTTTGCAGCCATATTTCTGATGGCCTTATTGATTGCTGTTTTTTATGTAGATTCAAAGCGCAGGATAATACCCAATGAACTTGTGCTGGCGGGTCTCCTGGGGTCGGTGCTGCTTCTTGCAAGCAACCTGTTCGGCTGCAAGTACATATTTGGAGAAGGATGGCAAGAGCATCTTCTGGGGCTTTTGCCCGGCTCAGGATTTCTGATGCTGGTGGCTCTTATGGGAAAGGTTTTATACAAAACCGATAATGCCATGGGCATGGGGGATATAAAGATATATGCGCCTATTGGACTAATCCTGGGATGGAAGCTGTGCATGGTGTCCGTTTTCATTGCCATGGCTGCAGCAGCTTTTACAAGCATCGGGCTTCTGGTGGCGGGAAAGAAAAAAAGAAAGGATTCAGTGCCTTTTGGACCGTTTATTGCTGTCGGAACTCTGGTGGCTCTGTTGTGGGGCCATGATATGATCAAAGGATACATGATATGGGGGTTGTAG
- the spoIIIAB gene encoding stage III sporulation protein SpoIIIAB: MLLKIIGSILIISASGFIGFLYSKDCSARPQQLREIQSMLQMLENEISFLSTPLSEAFERIYKSSNNSISAIFKSAHEYLIDNLNYNASEAWALAVRDNIKKTSLKEEDEEILVSFGKILGSSDVEGQIGNIRLTVNQLKMQEHKAEEIRKKNENMYRTLGVLGGIAIVILLL; the protein is encoded by the coding sequence ATGCTGCTGAAAATAATAGGAAGCATACTTATAATATCAGCATCCGGTTTTATAGGGTTTCTATATTCCAAGGACTGTTCAGCAAGGCCGCAACAGCTTAGGGAAATTCAGAGCATGCTGCAAATGCTGGAAAACGAGATCAGCTTTTTGTCCACTCCACTGTCGGAAGCCTTTGAAAGAATATATAAAAGCAGCAATAATTCAATTTCGGCCATATTCAAATCAGCCCACGAATATCTCATCGACAATCTTAACTATAATGCCTCAGAGGCATGGGCGCTGGCAGTAAGGGATAACATTAAAAAGACTTCCTTGAAGGAAGAGGATGAGGAAATACTTGTTTCGTTTGGGAAAATTCTAGGAAGCTCGGATGTGGAAGGTCAGATAGGAAATATAAGGCTTACTGTAAACCAACTGAAAATGCAGGAACACAAGGCCGAGGAGATCAGAAAAAAGAACGAAAACATGTACAGGACTTTAGGAGTGTTGGGCGGTATAGCAATTGTAATATTGCTTTTATGA
- the efp gene encoding elongation factor P, with product MISAGDFRNGVTFDIDGQVFQIVEFQHVKPGKGAAFVRTKLKNVITGATVERTFSPTDKFPEAYIERREMQYLYNDGDLYYFMDVETYEQTPLSKDTLGDSLKFVKENMTVKILSYKGNVFGVEPPTFVELQVTHTEPGFKGDTATGATKPATVETGAVIKVPLFVNEGDIVRIDTRTGEYMERA from the coding sequence ATGATATCAGCTGGAGATTTTAGAAATGGAGTAACCTTTGACATTGATGGACAGGTATTTCAGATAGTAGAATTCCAACACGTTAAGCCAGGCAAAGGTGCAGCCTTCGTCAGGACAAAGCTGAAAAACGTGATCACCGGCGCTACTGTAGAAAGAACTTTCAGCCCGACGGACAAATTTCCGGAAGCATATATCGAAAGAAGAGAGATGCAGTACTTGTATAATGACGGAGATTTGTACTATTTCATGGATGTGGAAACCTATGAGCAGACCCCTCTTAGCAAGGACACCTTGGGAGATTCACTGAAATTTGTCAAGGAGAACATGACAGTTAAAATTCTTTCATACAAGGGCAATGTTTTCGGCGTTGAGCCTCCGACCTTTGTTGAGCTTCAGGTAACTCATACCGAACCCGGATTCAAGGGCGATACTGCAACAGGTGCCACCAAACCTGCTACTGTTGAAACCGGTGCTGTGATTAAGGTTCCGCTCTTCGTAAATGAAGGTGATATAGTAAGGATAGATACAAGGACCGGAGAATATATGGAAAGGGCATAA
- a CDS encoding late competence development ComFB family protein has translation MFHIKNYMEEAVFQRLEEILDDISICQCEKCRMDVAAIALNSLPPKYVVSEKGELYSKVDSLMQQFEVDIIAAITKAAVIVKRNPRHDGNHIC, from the coding sequence ATGTTTCATATTAAAAATTACATGGAAGAAGCCGTTTTTCAACGGCTTGAGGAGATCCTCGACGATATAAGCATATGCCAATGTGAAAAGTGCAGGATGGATGTTGCCGCTATAGCATTGAACAGCCTTCCGCCCAAATATGTTGTCAGTGAAAAGGGAGAACTGTACTCAAAGGTGGACTCTCTGATGCAGCAGTTTGAAGTGGATATAATAGCTGCCATCACCAAGGCTGCGGTTATCGTAAAGCGAAACCCGAGGCACGACGGCAATCATATATGTTAA
- the spoIIIAF gene encoding stage III sporulation protein AF encodes MLAFLENWVFNIVILTILIILLEIILPSGKTRKFVKLISGFILIIALINPVLALFGKNFDFHGFEIAGSNYLDRKEIVEKSRMLKESQMKEIAEVYRQKLIKQLEDRSEMLAGEGRVTADVIINEDYTSESFGEIKRIYLYIGEAAKKDRIEPVAKVEKIEISKGSTTDLDGAENDKNAVKDGSSSGSGITGAEVDRELKKSLEEEISRVFHVDSENIIISAQ; translated from the coding sequence ATGCTGGCTTTTTTGGAAAATTGGGTTTTTAACATAGTAATTCTCACAATTCTTATAATCCTGCTGGAAATAATCCTTCCGTCAGGGAAAACGAGGAAGTTTGTGAAGCTCATTTCAGGCTTCATCCTGATAATAGCCCTTATAAATCCGGTACTTGCCCTTTTTGGGAAGAATTTTGATTTCCATGGATTCGAGATTGCCGGAAGCAACTATCTGGACCGGAAGGAGATCGTGGAAAAAAGCAGGATGCTTAAGGAAAGCCAGATGAAGGAGATTGCTGAGGTTTACAGACAAAAGCTGATAAAGCAGTTGGAAGACAGGTCAGAGATGCTGGCCGGGGAAGGAAGGGTGACGGCAGATGTGATAATTAATGAGGATTATACTTCAGAGAGTTTCGGAGAAATAAAGAGAATATATCTTTATATAGGTGAAGCTGCAAAGAAAGACAGGATAGAACCTGTAGCCAAAGTAGAAAAGATTGAGATATCAAAAGGGAGCACCACGGATTTGGATGGAGCAGAAAATGACAAAAATGCTGTCAAAGATGGAAGCAGCAGTGGCAGTGGCATCACCGGTGCGGAAGTGGACCGGGAGCTAAAAAAAAGCCTGGAGGAAGAAATCAGCCGGGTGTTCCATGTGGACAGTGAAAATATCATCATTTCGGCCCAATAA
- a CDS encoding TIM barrel protein, translated as MIRFGPSGNSDSFYEQGYKSSVDMPEWLANMGLSAYEYQCSRGVNISESTARKLGENAWAKDIFLSVHAPYYINMASEEKEKREKSIGYVLDTLMAAKWMGAKRVVIHTGSVGKGNRDRAFKTAVSTLLETIRQADAMGYGDITLCPEVLGKMNQLGSLEEILEMCKLDERLIPTIDFGHLHARGLGALNSIDDFEKVIITIENAIGYDRLKNLHCHFSRVEFTAGGEKKHWRIFDDQYGPEFEYLAEVLIKKAMEPVIICESRNYMAEDALELKNIYENALTGVKKNGKESIGHKRA; from the coding sequence ATGATAAGGTTTGGACCATCCGGCAATTCGGACAGCTTTTACGAACAGGGGTACAAGTCATCGGTGGATATGCCTGAATGGCTTGCCAATATGGGCCTCAGTGCTTACGAATATCAGTGCTCAAGGGGAGTTAACATAAGTGAATCTACAGCCAGGAAGCTGGGGGAGAATGCCTGGGCAAAGGATATCTTTTTAAGCGTGCATGCCCCATATTATATAAATATGGCCAGTGAAGAAAAGGAAAAAAGGGAAAAATCCATCGGGTATGTGCTGGACACCCTTATGGCAGCGAAATGGATGGGGGCCAAAAGGGTTGTGATCCACACCGGATCAGTCGGCAAGGGGAACCGGGACAGGGCGTTTAAAACGGCGGTATCCACCCTTTTGGAGACCATCAGACAAGCCGATGCCATGGGTTACGGAGATATTACCCTATGTCCTGAGGTGTTGGGGAAGATGAACCAGCTGGGCTCCCTTGAAGAAATACTGGAAATGTGCAAGCTGGATGAGAGGCTTATACCGACGATTGATTTTGGACACTTGCATGCCAGGGGATTGGGGGCCTTAAATTCGATAGACGATTTTGAAAAGGTAATAATAACGATTGAAAATGCCATAGGCTACGACAGGCTTAAAAACCTGCACTGCCATTTCAGCCGTGTTGAGTTTACTGCCGGGGGAGAAAAAAAGCACTGGAGGATTTTCGATGACCAGTATGGCCCGGAGTTTGAATACCTGGCCGAGGTTCTGATAAAGAAAGCCATGGAGCCGGTGATAATCTGTGAATCCAGAAACTATATGGCAGAGGATGCGCTAGAACTGAAAAACATTTACGAAAATGCTTTGACGGGGGTAAAAAAGAATGGTAAAGAGAGTATTGGTCATAAACGGGCCTAA
- a CDS encoding CD1247 N-terminal domain-containing protein produces the protein MSYLKEKVAYLKGLAEGMQINDASNEGKLLKAIIDVLDDIALEVDDIREVQEQLNEQVDNIDEDLAEVERIIFDDEEDYPALVECPYCHKEFEVDEDLIDDEGDTIECPHCHKKVDIDWDCECEECGDDDHDHDAE, from the coding sequence GTGAGCTACTTAAAGGAAAAGGTTGCTTATTTAAAAGGCCTTGCCGAGGGAATGCAGATAAACGATGCTTCTAATGAGGGGAAACTGCTGAAAGCCATCATCGACGTGTTGGACGATATAGCACTGGAAGTGGATGATATCAGAGAAGTACAGGAACAGTTGAATGAACAGGTTGATAATATTGATGAAGATTTGGCTGAAGTGGAAAGGATAATTTTTGATGATGAAGAGGATTATCCGGCTTTGGTGGAATGTCCGTACTGTCACAAAGAGTTTGAAGTTGATGAAGATCTGATTGATGATGAGGGGGATACGATAGAGTGTCCTCATTGCCATAAGAAGGTTGACATCGACTGGGATTGTGAATGTGAAGAGTGCGGAGACGACGATCATGATCATGATGCTGAATGA
- a CDS encoding branched-chain amino acid aminotransferase, producing MSLQIKIEKTKFPKPKPNQDNLGFGQYFTDHMFIMNYTEGKGWHDPRIVPYGPIPFEPSTMVFHYGQAVFEGLKAYKTTDGRVLLFRPRKNMERINISNDRLCIPPVDPDFCVEALKTLVNIDKDWIPEAEGTSLYIRPFIIATDPYLGVRNSKTYMFMIILSPSGAYYPGGINPVKIYVEPRYVRAVRGGTGYAKTPGNYAASLKAQDEAHNEGYVQVLWLDGVEKKYVEEVGSMNVFFKINGEVITPALEGSILPGITRASTIDLLNHWGVKVTERRLSIQELYEASENGTLEEAFGTGTAAVISPIGELSWEGKKMIINNGKIGELSQKIYDTITGIQNGRLKDEFGWTLEVK from the coding sequence ATGTCACTTCAAATTAAGATTGAAAAAACCAAATTTCCGAAGCCGAAGCCAAATCAGGACAATTTGGGTTTCGGCCAGTATTTTACAGACCACATGTTTATAATGAACTACACGGAAGGCAAAGGCTGGCATGATCCAAGAATAGTACCATATGGTCCTATTCCCTTCGAGCCGTCCACCATGGTATTTCATTACGGGCAAGCAGTTTTTGAGGGACTGAAGGCATATAAAACCACAGACGGAAGGGTTCTTCTTTTCAGGCCGAGAAAAAACATGGAACGCATAAACATTTCCAACGACAGGCTTTGCATACCTCCTGTAGATCCTGATTTTTGCGTTGAAGCGCTAAAAACCCTGGTCAACATCGACAAGGATTGGATTCCCGAAGCCGAAGGGACATCCCTTTACATAAGGCCTTTTATCATCGCAACAGACCCGTATCTCGGAGTCAGAAACTCAAAAACCTATATGTTTATGATAATTCTTTCTCCCAGCGGAGCATATTACCCAGGAGGCATCAACCCGGTTAAGATATATGTGGAGCCCCGGTATGTAAGAGCTGTCAGAGGCGGAACAGGCTACGCTAAGACTCCAGGAAACTATGCAGCAAGCCTGAAAGCTCAGGACGAAGCCCATAATGAAGGTTATGTCCAGGTTTTGTGGCTGGACGGAGTTGAAAAGAAATATGTCGAAGAAGTAGGTTCTATGAATGTCTTCTTTAAAATCAACGGAGAAGTAATCACTCCGGCTCTCGAAGGCAGTATACTTCCGGGAATAACCAGGGCATCAACCATAGACCTTCTGAATCATTGGGGAGTAAAAGTAACCGAAAGACGGCTGAGCATACAGGAGTTGTACGAAGCCTCTGAGAACGGTACCCTGGAAGAAGCCTTTGGAACCGGCACCGCCGCTGTAATTTCACCCATAGGCGAGCTTAGCTGGGAAGGCAAAAAAATGATCATTAACAACGGTAAAATCGGAGAGCTTTCCCAGAAAATCTATGACACCATCACCGGAATTCAAAACGGCAGGCTTAAGGATGAATTCGGCTGGACCTTAGAGGTGAAATAA
- the aroE gene encoding shikimate dehydrogenase, which yields MNIDSRVSGKTKLVGLIGNPVEHTVSPLLHNTISSKLGIDMIYVPMKVEKDGLMDAVSGLKALNFTGFNVTVPYKNEVMKFIDDISKDALLMGAVNTVKIMNGRLYGYNTDGEGFSRSFKEESGTTLKDKKVVMLGAGGAARAIAVKLALEGAKKITVINRTVSKAEEICQLVNNNLHPVAEHYGWDDVEADVSLEESDVIINTTSSGMFPDVNGYPYPKPINFSARQIVYDVIYNPSKTRFLEEAERCGCTVINGLGMLFYQGIYAYEIWTEVKLGEELLKDIFSQFRCITEST from the coding sequence ATGAATATCGATAGCAGAGTTTCAGGGAAAACAAAGCTTGTGGGACTTATAGGGAACCCGGTGGAACACACTGTTTCTCCGCTGCTTCACAATACGATAAGCTCAAAACTCGGGATAGACATGATATATGTGCCCATGAAGGTGGAAAAGGATGGGCTCATGGATGCGGTCAGCGGATTGAAAGCGCTGAATTTCACCGGCTTTAACGTTACGGTTCCATATAAAAATGAAGTGATGAAGTTTATTGATGACATCTCAAAGGATGCTTTGCTTATGGGAGCTGTAAACACCGTAAAGATAATGAACGGCAGATTGTACGGTTATAATACCGATGGAGAAGGCTTTTCCAGATCTTTTAAAGAAGAGTCGGGCACTACACTCAAAGATAAAAAAGTGGTAATGCTGGGCGCCGGAGGAGCTGCCAGAGCGATAGCCGTAAAGCTGGCTCTTGAAGGAGCTAAAAAAATAACCGTGATAAACCGTACTGTTTCAAAGGCAGAGGAAATATGCCAGCTGGTGAACAATAATTTGCATCCGGTGGCGGAGCATTACGGCTGGGACGATGTAGAAGCCGACGTTTCTCTGGAGGAGAGCGATGTAATAATAAACACAACTTCGTCGGGAATGTTTCCCGATGTTAATGGTTATCCCTATCCAAAGCCCATCAACTTTTCAGCAAGGCAGATCGTGTACGATGTGATATACAACCCGTCAAAAACCAGATTTCTTGAAGAAGCTGAGAGATGTGGATGCACTGTTATAAACGGTCTCGGCATGCTCTTCTATCAAGGTATATATGCCTATGAAATCTGGACGGAAGTAAAGCTTGGAGAAGAACTCCTTAAGGATATTTTCAGCCAATTCAGATGTATAACGGAAAGCACATAG
- the spoIIIAA gene encoding stage III sporulation protein AA: MTEDKPRDKKSTLEKEILRYFPQTIRDVLLKADPAVLSDIEEIRLRAGKPVTLLNSDGDWFVNKEGKLTCRKENAYIADPMEITRTLELMSEKSVYAYQDEVRNGFITLRGGHRVGIAGRVVLENGMVKNIKDISGLNIRISREVPGCSGDIIRYIIHNSSDIYNTLIISPPQCGKTTLLRDIARIISDGTDRYNFKGVKVGVVDERSEIAACFKGVPQNNVGIRTDVLDGCPKTVGMDMMLRSMSPRVIITDEIGNQGDRDAILRVVNAGVKIIATAHGYGISDLKTRREVLNLMEDKIFERYIVLSNAKGPGTLEEVVDGLTMRQLVAGRQRLTG, encoded by the coding sequence ATGACTGAAGATAAGCCAAGGGATAAGAAAAGCACACTGGAAAAAGAAATTCTAAGGTATTTTCCGCAAACCATCAGGGATGTTTTATTAAAAGCAGATCCTGCGGTATTATCGGATATTGAGGAGATAAGGTTGAGAGCAGGAAAACCTGTTACCCTGCTTAATTCGGATGGGGATTGGTTTGTCAATAAAGAAGGCAAGCTGACCTGCCGCAAGGAGAATGCATACATAGCAGATCCTATGGAAATAACCAGGACGCTGGAATTGATGAGCGAGAAATCAGTATATGCCTACCAGGACGAAGTACGAAACGGTTTTATAACCTTAAGGGGAGGGCACAGAGTAGGAATAGCAGGCAGGGTGGTCCTGGAAAACGGAATGGTAAAAAACATAAAGGACATATCCGGCCTGAACATAAGGATATCCAGGGAAGTTCCCGGATGCTCAGGGGATATAATCCGGTATATCATCCACAACAGCAGCGATATTTACAATACGCTGATCATATCGCCGCCCCAATGCGGCAAGACCACCCTTTTAAGAGATATAGCACGTATCATAAGTGACGGAACAGACAGATACAATTTCAAAGGCGTAAAGGTGGGGGTGGTGGATGAAAGGTCTGAAATAGCAGCATGTTTCAAAGGTGTGCCTCAGAACAATGTAGGGATAAGGACGGATGTTCTGGACGGCTGCCCAAAAACTGTCGGTATGGATATGATGCTGAGATCCATGTCCCCCAGGGTGATAATTACCGATGAAATAGGCAACCAAGGTGACCGGGATGCGATTTTAAGGGTTGTAAATGCCGGCGTGAAAATCATTGCCACCGCTCATGGTTACGGCATATCCGATCTGAAAACGCGGCGAGAGGTATTAAACTTGATGGAAGATAAAATATTTGAAAGATATATAGTGCTGAGTAATGCCAAGGGACCGGGTACGCTGGAAGAGGTTGTGGATGGGTTGACCATGAGGCAGCTTGTTGCCGGCAGGCAGAGACTTACCGGCTGA